The genome window AATTTAGAGAGAGAAGTTTATGAGCAGCCTTATATCGGTGCAAACGCTAATTGAATATATAGAAGCTTTGCCAGCCCAAGAGCAAACTTTACTATTTGAGGAGCTTTTCAGGCGAAACATAATCAAGCAGCGTCAGGAAAACATCGATTCTTCTACAGTCAAGGTAGCTGGTGAGTCGGCGAGCGGGCAAGCACTAGAAAAGTTTCCAAACACGGCCAAACTTTATGACGCGCTTCGCAAAGCAGACCCGATTATCATTGGAGAAAGAGAAAGGCCGCGCCAGGAAAACACCAAGCAGACAGTCAAGACAAAAACACTCTTAACAGGTAACGCTACCTGCGACATTCGCGCAGCCGATCGCACTAACTCTGGGGGCGACCTCGACAGCTCAACTGCTAACATAATCATTAAAAACGAATCAGACACAACAGTCAGTGCAGCGTTGCTGGGATGGCCCGAATGTAAAGCTTTTGGCGAGACGCGATCGCAAGCACTGCAAAACCTTCACGATTTAGTAAATGCCCAGCTAGCCGAAGCAGAAATCGTCTCTGTCAAATTCACGAATAGTCGATCGAACAATCCTTGGGTGAGGTTAGCTGGTAAGTATGAAAACGATCCGTATTACGATGAGGTATTGGCGCACATAGAAGAATCTCGCCGCGAACTCGATGCAGAAACCGAAGCTTATTACAGTCAAATTGACGCTGCGGTTGAGACCCAATGAGCCAATACATAATTGATACGGATTGTTTCTCCCTTTGGCAACAGAATCATCCAATGATGGTGCAGCGGGTCGAGGTTAACGCAGAAAACCTTGCTGTAACTATCGTAACCGTAGAGGAAGTAATTCGCGGCTGGTTCAATGTTATCAACCAGGCTTCGGCACCTTCGCAAGCGGACAAATTAGTATGGGGTTACACCAGGTTATGGGATACATTAGATGATTTCAAAAATCTCAACATTCTGAAATTTGACCAGAATGCTTCCACTATTTACACTGCGTTCCATCGTCAAATAAGACGAATCGGCACCCGAGATTTGCGGATTGCTGCTATTGTACTTGCTAATAATGCTATCCTCGTTACGCGCAACCACCGACATTTTTCGCAAGTGCCTGGTTTAGTGCAGGAAGACTGGACAATTCAACCTTAAAAGCAAGCGCGATCGCTAATCGTAAGGTGCGTCGCTCCCGAAAATTTGGTGATAATTTGAAGCTATTCGATGCGACGCACCCTACAGTTAAAAGCCGATTTATTCTTCTTATATGACGGCACGGATTCCCATTATTTAATAATACGTCAAGTAGCCACAAAAAGCAAGGGGCGAGCAGAAAAAAAATCCCGCCCCAGCTTCAATAAAAAACTACCTTTGATCCCAAGCCACAGCCGCATCAGCTACAGCTTGTTCCACAGATTTCTCATCCAACATTGCCGCTTGCAAATTGTCATAAATCGCTTTTTGCAACTTCTTAACATCCTTGAGAGGCGGAATCAATAGCTCGGCGGAACTCAACCCAGAAGCACTAATAACCCGAGCTCGATCGGCAGCAGGAGCATCAGCAGGAACACTCTTAAAATAACCGTCCTGCAAAGCCTCAACCGTAGAAGGCAAAACATTAGCAGCCTTAGCAAAAGCCAACTGATTTTGAGAATTAGTCACGTACAGAGCAAACTTGACAGCATCATCAGGGCGCTTGCTGTCGCGGGGCACAACCAAATTCATCACCGCCACAGTCTTCTTGCCGGTTTCCCCCGTAATTTGAGGCGCAGCAGCCGAAACAGCACCAATACTCGGAGCATTCTCAGAAATCGCCTTCAAAAACTGAGGCCCCGAAGCTAACAAAGTAGTTTCTCCAGCTTGATAAAGCTCGATCGCCCTGCGATGTCCCTGCACCAAAACATCCTGCGGCAAAAGTCCGTCTTTGTACAAATCTACCCAATACTGAAAAACAGCTTTCCCCTTAGCTGTATTAAAAGCAGCCTTGCCTTTAGCGTCAACCAAAGGCACACCCATCTGCACGAAAGATTGCAAAACTTCCGCCGAATCTTCCGGCACAAACGTCACAAAAAAAGCAAACTTACCAGTCTTCTCCTTCACCTGCTTGGCAACAGTTGCCAACTCGGCATAAGTAGCAGGAGGCTTAGCAATTCCAGCCTTCTTCAACAACTCCGTATTGTAAATTGTCACCCCAGTCGTGAGATACCAAGGAATGCCAAAACTCTTGCCGTCGAGTACACTAGCTTTCCAGATATTTGGGAGATAGAGCGATCGAACTTGCTGCGGAATCCGAGAATCCAAATCCAGCCAAGCATTGCGTCCCGCCAACAGCGCAGCAAAATCGGGATTCAGGTTCACCACATCCGGCGCATTTTTCGCCGAAACCGCCCCCAAAATCTTGCTTTCCATAGCCGACCAAGGAACGTCCACCCAACGCACCTTCACCCCCGGATTTTGGGCTTCAAAACCGGCGATCGTCTTGTTGAAATACTCAGTAAACTGAGGTTGAAGCTGCATAGTCCAGAACTCGATTTCCTGCGTATTATTTGCCTGGGAATTAACAGCCGGCTTGCTGCAACTGACCACCGCAGCCAGCAGCAGCCCCACCAGCCCAAAAACAGCAAACAGTTGCCAAGATTTACGTTTCATAGAATAAAATTTGAGAGTTATCGGAACCGTCAGACAAAAAAGCGTGAAGCGAAGCTATCCCGTAGGGAATCGCCCGAATCAAGCGCTTACGAGTCAGTAACAGAGTTTTCTACCTGGACACGGCGAGCGAGATAGTCTGTTTTTGTGCAGAATCGGCAGGTTTTCGGTCGATCGAGCTGGAATTTATTGACATTCGCAGCAGAATAGCTATTGTCAAGTAAATTGGATAGCATAAAATCGGAACTAGCGATCGCGCAACACAGACGGATCTGCGTAGATACGGCGGGATACCGAGATTACAGCACTCTTGCTGCAGTTGGAAACCAACCCTCCAACACGCCTGCACGCTGAATCAGGCTGGCCAACTACAAAAGAAAAAAATAGCAATTATCGGCGACCCAATCACATGGTTAACTTTTTCAAAGGTCTACTTTCCCAACGCCAGCCAGGAATCGGGCTCGAAATAGCCCCAGACCGCATCAACATCATTCAGCTCGAAAAGAAAGGTCAGGCATTAAAATTAGGCATCCTAGCCTCAACAGAAGTTCCAGAAGACTACATACAAGAAGGACAAATAGTCGATCCGCCGGGAATGGCAGAACTAATACGTACCGTCCTCGCCGAGAACAAAATCAAAGCCAAGCGAGTAGCCACAGCCATTCCCGGCCGCGAAGCCGTCATCCGCCTCATCCCAGTTCCCGCAGAGCTCAACGAAGAAGAACTGCGGGATTACATGAACGCAGAAGCAGGACTGTACTTGCCATTTCCCAGAGAAGACGCCGACGTAGACTATCAAAAAATAGGCCTATTTGTAGATGACGACGGAGTAGAAAAAGTGCAAGTCGTGTTAGTAGCAACCCGCAGAGAAGTTACCGACACATACATCGAAACCTTCAAAGAAGCCGGACTGGTTATAGACGTACTAGAAGTAACCAGCTTTGCCCTAATCCGCACCCTCAAAGACCAACTGCAACAATTTTCCTCCCAAGAAGCCGCAGTTCTCACCGCCATAGAATTTGACAGCACCGAGTTAGCTATAGTAGTGGACGGCATACCTCAGTTCAACCGTACCATCCCGATCGGCACCTACCAAATCCAGACCGCCCTCAACCAAGCCATGAACCTGCCGCCAACCAGAGACACCAGCGAACTGCAAGGCATGACCCTGCCAGTCACAGATACAATGGGCGCATCGGGAGACGCCAATCCCGGCACAAATGCGATGATCAAAGTCTTGGGAGAACTAGCAGACGAACTGCGCCGCTCAGTAGACTTTTACCTCAACCAGAGTGAAGAACTCGAAGTAGCGCAACTGCTGCTAGCAGGGCCGGGAGCTGCGATCGGCAAACTAGACGAATTTTTTATGCAAAGATTAAGCTTGCCCGCATCTCAAGTCGATCCCATCGAAACCCTAGGACTCGAAATCAGCCAAGAAATTACCCCAGAACAGCGAGCAGGTTTAGGAGTCGCCCTAGGTTTAGGACTAAGGGAGGTTATGTGACCTAACAGTTTTAGATGAGAGAAAAACCGATTTGAGAATTTTAGGTAAAAACCCCTGCCAAAAGAAGAAGGCAGAAAGCAGAAGGTAGAATATTGGAGTTAGAAGGTAGAAGGTAAAAGGTAGAATATATCAGAGGTAGAAGCAGCCCCTTCCTTCAGTAGAAGGCAGAAATTTGTTTCTTTCTTCCCTAAATAAATCCTTCACTTGTACCAGCAATCTTGGGTTCTGTCTAAAATCTAAAATTTCAAATTTAAATCTATAGCAACAGCCAAGACTGTTAGGACATTCTTAATTGCTGAAACATAAGCGGTAGATCGCTTTTTCCTTCTACCTTCTACCTTCTACATTGTGCCTTCTACCTTCTACCTTGTGCCTTCTGCCTTCTTCCTTCTGCTATAAAATCGAGTGAAGCCATGTACAGCCTAGATATTAATTTTCTCAACGACCGTCCCGACTACAAACCAGTCACAGTAACCAAAAGCTCAGCTAAAAAAAGTTCCGGCGGAGCAAAAGACCAACTGCCCATATATGGGGCAGTGCTGTTTGCCTTTGGCATCAACGCCGCAGTCCTGGGCGCCTGGTGGTGGGCGACTCACGAAAATACCAACTTGGCGACAGAACAAGCAGCCATCGACCAAGAACTTGCCAAGTTAAACAGTCAAGCCAGCACCATCAAAGCCATCAACGCCGAAACCGACCAAGTTACAGCCGAATACAAAGCATTAGCTGGAGTATTCGACCAAATTAAACCTTGGTCGGCGATGCTGCAAGACCTCAGTGCCCGTACTCCGGCGGGAGTGCAAATTGGCAAAATCGAGCAAATCGAACCCAGTCCATCCCCCGTTGCAGCAGCACCCCCTCCCCCCGCAGCCACCCCCGCAGCCAGCCCGTCCCCAGGGGCGAGTCCGTCTCCAGCAGCTAGCCCCACCCCGGCGGCGGCTCCCCCGCCCGCCGTCCCGCAGCAGGCATCAAAAGTACAAATTTCAGGGATAGCCAGTACCTTTGCTCAAGTTAACGACTTTATGTTGCTAGTCCAGCGCTCTCCTTTCTTCCTTAACACCGATACCAAACTGATAGCGGCCACATTAAAAAACAACCCCGCACAATTACAAGTACGCAACCAAAACGCAGCACCCGCAGAACTTCCCAAACTGCGACCGGTGGTGGAATATAAAATTGAAACGACGCTCAGCCCGACGGGGGCCTCCGAGTTGCTCCCCGAGCTCCGCAGCAAGCAAGCAGACGGGCTCGCAATACGGATAGAAACACTTCAAGAAAAAGGAGTGCTAGAACCACAAAAACCAGAGGTGAAAAAACAATGACAGCAAATCAGTTTATTCCCAGCGGCGCACAAGCAGAAGAGACAGGGGGTCAGGAAATATTCGGCATTAAGCTGACACCCCAAGTCCAAGCAATCGGCATCGCGGTTCTCGGCCTCCTCATTGCCGGCGGCCTCGGCTACCAGTTCGTATTCCCCGAATTCCAAAAAAAGGGCGACTTCGAGCAAAAACTTAGCGAAAGCAAGCAAACGCAAGTGCAATTGCAAACTCAAATTCAAAAAAAGGCAGAAGCAGAAGCAAAGCAAGAAGAAGCAAAACAGCGCCGGGCCAACGTGACGGCAATGTTTGCCAGCGACGCCAGCGCCAACACGCTTTTGCTTGACATGACCCAACTCGTTAATAGAATCAACGCGGGCGTGCAAGGAGATGACCTCAAGGCTAAAATTACCAAATTTGAGCCGGATATGCCCCCAGCAGCAGCCACCGCCGCGCCGGGAGCTCCAGACCCTGATATTCTGGCAGATACATCCTTCGGGCCGTCCCTGGCTGGCAAGCTCAGACGCAAAAAATTTAAGGTAGAGTTTGAAGGCACTTTCGCTCAAACCCGCAATTTTATGCGTAACTTGGAGTTGATGCAGTCGCTGTTGGTAGTTAGGAATTTGAAATCTGAATTGCTAGCATCAAATCAGCCAATAGAAGTGGATTTTGTGAAAGGGAAAATAGTCCCTGTGGCTCAGCCGCAAACTAAAATTAAAACTGCTTTTGACTTGCACGCCCTGCTGCCGTTAAAGCAAGAAGAAAAACCGCCAACTCCGGCTCCGAGTCCTGGTGCTAAGTAGCGGTAGTTTGGCGGATAGATATTAGCTATTGTTGCCAAGTCGCTCTTTCACAAGAAAGGAGAAGTCAGAAGGTTGAAATTGGATGATTGAAGGTAGAAGTCAAAAATTTATGAATGCCACAAAAATATTATTGTAGAGGGCAATCAAAAATTGGCTCTTCAACCTAATTTCTTCTAATACCAGTTTCAAAAAAAATTAATGGAACTGTAGGATAGTTTCTAACCCTGATGTCGTCAGTTATTCCCAATCGAGAATCGCCAATCGAAAAGGACATAACTTCTCCTTTCAAACAGACTCGAAGCGAGAATCTTTCAGTCAGTTTAGCAGCGAGCGACAAAAGACTGCGAACAACAAATACAAATTGTAGTTGAGGAGAGAACGTGAAACAGCATCTACGGTTAAGTGGAGGACTCTTATGCAGCGTTGCAGGAGTTCTGATCGCCCAAGCCCCCGTCTTGGCAGGGCCGACTCAAGTCACAGGAGTGCAAGTAAGTCAAGGTAATAATGGCGTAAATATTGTCATGGCGACAGAAAAGGGCGATCGCCCGCAAGTTTTCGCCATCAATAACGGCAATACTTACCAAGCCACAATTATCAACACCCAGCTCCGCTTGCCACAAGGCAACAGCTTCCGTCAAGATAACCCCGCTCCGGGAATTTCTTCAGTAGAAATCAGCCAGGTAGAGGCTAACAGCATCCGCGTTGTGGTAGCCGGCACCAACGGAGTTCCCAACGGACAAATTGTTCCCGGACAAGGCCAAAGCATCGTCCTCAGCGTTGCCGGACAGGGCGGTACAGTACAGTCAGCCCAAACTGCACCGCCGCCGCCTCCGGGACTGCCGCTGAGCCAAACAGCTCCCCCGCCGGCTCCCCAAGTCCGCACCTCGCAAAACCCAGGCGTGCTGCTGCCAAATCCCGAAGTTACTATTACCAGGAACGATCGCCCCCCCCTCCCCAGCGAAATACAATCCCAGACAAATCAGGCGGCGCCTTTCCAACCGCGGGCAGTTGCTCCGCCGTTGGGAGATATCGCAGTGTCTAACATCGCCCCCGGCGTGGGAAATATTGAACTGAGTTCGGGAGAACGCATCCCCCGCTTGGTGCTGCGGGATGCCCCAGTCCGGGACGTTTTGGCTCTGCTGGCCCGCGCTGCGGGATTGAACATTGCTTTTACAGGCGGCGGGGCCCCTGCTCAACCCGGCCAGCCCGCAGTGCCCGGTCAGCCAGGAGCCTCCGGCTCAGATGAAGGGCCAAAGATTTCTTTGGACATCGAAAATGAGTCGGTACAAGATGTCTTTAATTACGTGCTGCGGCTCAGCGGGCTGCAAGCTAACCGCCAGGGGCGGACGATTTTTGTAGGGACTAGCTTGCCGATCGACTCGCGCAATATTATCATTCGGACTCTGCGGCTCAATCAA of Oscillatoria nigro-viridis PCC 7112 contains these proteins:
- a CDS encoding type II toxin-antitoxin system VapC family toxin, with protein sequence MSQYIIDTDCFSLWQQNHPMMVQRVEVNAENLAVTIVTVEEVIRGWFNVINQASAPSQADKLVWGYTRLWDTLDDFKNLNILKFDQNASTIYTAFHRQIRRIGTRDLRIAAIVLANNAILVTRNHRHFSQVPGLVQEDWTIQP
- the pilM gene encoding type IV pilus assembly protein PilM; translation: MVNFFKGLLSQRQPGIGLEIAPDRINIIQLEKKGQALKLGILASTEVPEDYIQEGQIVDPPGMAELIRTVLAENKIKAKRVATAIPGREAVIRLIPVPAELNEEELRDYMNAEAGLYLPFPREDADVDYQKIGLFVDDDGVEKVQVVLVATRREVTDTYIETFKEAGLVIDVLEVTSFALIRTLKDQLQQFSSQEAAVLTAIEFDSTELAIVVDGIPQFNRTIPIGTYQIQTALNQAMNLPPTRDTSELQGMTLPVTDTMGASGDANPGTNAMIKVLGELADELRRSVDFYLNQSEELEVAQLLLAGPGAAIGKLDEFFMQRLSLPASQVDPIETLGLEISQEITPEQRAGLGVALGLGLREVM
- a CDS encoding ABC transporter substrate-binding protein; this translates as MKRKSWQLFAVFGLVGLLLAAVVSCSKPAVNSQANNTQEIEFWTMQLQPQFTEYFNKTIAGFEAQNPGVKVRWVDVPWSAMESKILGAVSAKNAPDVVNLNPDFAALLAGRNAWLDLDSRIPQQVRSLYLPNIWKASVLDGKSFGIPWYLTTGVTIYNTELLKKAGIAKPPATYAELATVAKQVKEKTGKFAFFVTFVPEDSAEVLQSFVQMGVPLVDAKGKAAFNTAKGKAVFQYWVDLYKDGLLPQDVLVQGHRRAIELYQAGETTLLASGPQFLKAISENAPSIGAVSAAAPQITGETGKKTVAVMNLVVPRDSKRPDDAVKFALYVTNSQNQLAFAKAANVLPSTVEALQDGYFKSVPADAPAADRARVISASGLSSAELLIPPLKDVKKLQKAIYDNLQAAMLDEKSVEQAVADAAVAWDQR
- a CDS encoding PilN domain-containing protein, encoding MYSLDINFLNDRPDYKPVTVTKSSAKKSSGGAKDQLPIYGAVLFAFGINAAVLGAWWWATHENTNLATEQAAIDQELAKLNSQASTIKAINAETDQVTAEYKALAGVFDQIKPWSAMLQDLSARTPAGVQIGKIEQIEPSPSPVAAAPPPPAATPAASPSPGASPSPAASPTPAAAPPPAVPQQASKVQISGIASTFAQVNDFMLLVQRSPFFLNTDTKLIAATLKNNPAQLQVRNQNAAPAELPKLRPVVEYKIETTLSPTGASELLPELRSKQADGLAIRIETLQEKGVLEPQKPEVKKQ
- a CDS encoding type II toxin-antitoxin system HicB family antitoxin — protein: MSSLISVQTLIEYIEALPAQEQTLLFEELFRRNIIKQRQENIDSSTVKVAGESASGQALEKFPNTAKLYDALRKADPIIIGERERPRQENTKQTVKTKTLLTGNATCDIRAADRTNSGGDLDSSTANIIIKNESDTTVSAALLGWPECKAFGETRSQALQNLHDLVNAQLAEAEIVSVKFTNSRSNNPWVRLAGKYENDPYYDEVLAHIEESRRELDAETEAYYSQIDAAVETQ